Genomic window (Streptosporangium brasiliense):
CGGCGGTGCGTGCTGGGCCAGACGGCGGTCGCCGTGACCGGGGCGGACCGGGAGGTGGCCGCCGGCGGGCCGGAGCGGCCCAGGCTGCGCGACGGCGTCACCGACACCGGAGAGCCGGTGCTGGTGCGGACCGAGAACGTCGCGCCCGGCGTCGCGATGATGGAGTCACGGTCGCTGGCCCAGATCGAGTCGACCCTGACCTGGCTGGCGGGCGTCCTGTCGGGGGTCGCCGCGCTCGGCGTCCTGGGCGCGGCCCTGGCCGGCCTGCTCATCTCCCGCACGGCGCTGCGCCCGGTCGGCCGCCTGACCGAGGCCGTCGAGCACGTCGCCAGGACCGAGGACCTGGGCACCAGGATCCCGGTCGAGGGCACCGACGAGATCGCCCGGCTCGGCACCTCGTTCAACGCGATGACCAGCGCGCTGGCCGGGTCCCGGGAGCGCCAGCGGCGGCTGATCGCCGACGCCGGGCACGAGCTGCGCACCCCGCTCACCAGCCTGCGCACCAACGTCGACCTGCTGCTGCGCAGCGAGAACACCGGCCGCCCGCTCGCCCCGGAGCCCAAGCGCAGGCTGCTGGCCAGCCTCAAGGCCCAGTTCGAGGAGATGTCCACCCTGGTCGGGGACCTGCTGCAGCTCTCCCGGCCGGAGGACGAGCACGAGCCGCACGTCGAGGTCGCCTTCCACGACGTGGTCGAGTCGGCCGTGCGCCGGGCCCGGCTCCGCGCCCCCGACACCCCGATGGAGGTCGGCCTCGGGCCCTGGTACGTCCACGGGGACCAGGCCGCGCTGGAGCGGGCGGTGGTGAACCTGCTGGACAACGCGGTGAAGTTCGCCACCGGCCCGGTGACCGTACGGCTGCGCGACGGCGAGCTGACCGTGCGGGACCACGGCCCCGGCATCCCGCAT
Coding sequences:
- a CDS encoding sensor histidine kinase — protein: MSGRRRSLRSRLTVLITVAVALAIAACAGTCWLVVRDQLHTQVERTLQGPPRGGPPGQGPKDRDASRILEMCAAGRTSPVGGDGLRPFVPLVQLVYSDGRRCVLGQTAVAVTGADREVAAGGPERPRLRDGVTDTGEPVLVRTENVAPGVAMMESRSLAQIESTLTWLAGVLSGVAALGVLGAALAGLLISRTALRPVGRLTEAVEHVARTEDLGTRIPVEGTDEIARLGTSFNAMTSALAGSRERQRRLIADAGHELRTPLTSLRTNVDLLLRSENTGRPLAPEPKRRLLASLKAQFEEMSTLVGDLLQLSRPEDEHEPHVEVAFHDVVESAVRRARLRAPDTPMEVGLGPWYVHGDQAALERAVVNLLDNAVKFATGPVTVRLRDGELTVRDHGPGIPHDELPYVFDRFWRSSSARSMPGSGLGLAIVAQAVREAGGEVALENAAGGGTLARMRLPGSAGRS